From one Syntrophales bacterium genomic stretch:
- the trpB gene encoding tryptophan synthase subunit beta, with amino-acid sequence MQQNLPDKNGHFGIFGGRYAAETLMPALIELENAYNETKYDQTFRDELSFYLREYSGRETPLYYARHFTEKLGGAKIYLKREDLNHTGSHKINNTLGQALLARRMGKERVIAETGAGQHGVATATVAALFGMECQVFMGEEDIRRQSQNVFRMKILGAEVVPVTSGTGTLKDAMNEAMRQWVSRVRDTFYVIGSTAGPHPYPAMVRDFQCVIGEETKRQIMEKEGRLPDVLVACVGGGSNSMGLFYPFKDDSSVAMIGVEAAGKGIKTGMHAASISAGSIGVLHGNKTYILQDEGGQVKDAFSIAAGLDYPGVGPEHSYFHETGRAQYVAIDDDEALNAVVFLTKCEGIIPAMESAHAIAYAMKLAPTLAKDKIIVVNLSGRGDKDTGIISEKMGVSL; translated from the coding sequence ATGCAACAAAATTTACCGGACAAAAACGGACATTTCGGAATCTTCGGCGGGCGATACGCCGCCGAGACACTAATGCCTGCCCTTATTGAGCTGGAAAATGCCTACAATGAGACGAAATACGATCAAACATTCAGGGATGAGTTGTCTTTCTATTTACGTGAATATTCGGGGAGGGAAACCCCTTTGTACTATGCCAGGCATTTTACCGAGAAGCTGGGGGGCGCGAAGATATATCTGAAGCGGGAAGATCTGAATCACACCGGTTCTCACAAAATTAACAATACCCTTGGACAGGCACTTCTTGCCAGAAGGATGGGAAAAGAAAGAGTTATAGCGGAGACAGGTGCCGGCCAGCATGGTGTGGCAACGGCCACGGTGGCGGCGCTGTTCGGAATGGAGTGTCAGGTGTTCATGGGTGAAGAGGATATCCGGAGACAATCCCAGAATGTCTTTCGGATGAAGATATTGGGGGCGGAGGTGGTACCGGTGACCTCAGGCACCGGAACACTGAAGGATGCCATGAATGAAGCAATGCGCCAATGGGTTTCACGGGTGAGAGATACTTTTTATGTTATCGGTTCCACGGCAGGGCCCCACCCTTATCCCGCTATGGTACGGGATTTTCAGTGCGTAATTGGAGAAGAGACAAAAAGGCAGATTATGGAAAAGGAAGGAAGACTTCCCGATGTTCTTGTTGCCTGTGTAGGAGGTGGAAGTAATTCCATGGGTCTTTTCTATCCCTTTAAGGATGATTCCAGTGTCGCAATGATCGGGGTAGAAGCTGCAGGAAAAGGGATAAAGACAGGGATGCATGCGGCGAGTATATCGGCTGGTAGTATCGGTGTACTCCACGGAAATAAGACATACATCCTTCAGGATGAAGGCGGGCAGGTCAAGGACGCCTTTTCCATCGCTGCCGGTCTTGACTATCCCGGTGTGGGTCCTGAACACAGCTATTTTCACGAGACGGGAAGAGCTCAATATGTGGCGATAGACGATGATGAGGCATTAAATGCCGTCGTTTTTCTGACAAAATGTGAAGGAATCATCCCAGCTATGGAAAGCGCTCATGCTATAGCCTATGCCATGAAGCTGGCTCCAACACTTGCGAAGGATAAAATCATCGTGGTCAATCTTTCTGGCAGGGGTGATAAAGACACGGGAATTATTTCTGAAAAAATGGGGGTTAGTTTGTAA
- the trpC gene encoding indole-3-glycerol phosphate synthase TrpC has translation MILDKIVAAKKEEVAHLKYSEPVSELKKIICDLPPARDFRKALSSYECSVIAEVKRSSPSKGRLREDFDPLEIASIYEKNGAAAISVLTDRKFFEGDKAYLSAIKEIVDVPLLRKDFIIDSYQIWETRVLGGDAILLIVRLLRDEQLTEYIQIAAQLGLDSLVEVHTRGELERAIAVGADIIGINNRNLETFSTDLMTSLDLASSIPEERIIVSESGINTREDIDILMKAGIHAFLVGETLIRADDIGGKLKELLGAKSPLTPL, from the coding sequence ATGATTTTAGATAAGATCGTTGCTGCTAAAAAGGAAGAAGTCGCTCATCTGAAATATTCGGAGCCGGTTTCTGAGTTAAAAAAGATCATCTGTGATCTTCCACCTGCAAGGGATTTCAGGAAAGCTTTAAGCAGTTACGAATGTTCCGTAATTGCAGAAGTCAAAAGAAGCTCACCATCGAAGGGAAGATTGAGAGAGGATTTTGATCCCCTTGAGATTGCTTCGATCTATGAAAAAAATGGTGCCGCTGCTATATCGGTTCTTACTGACAGGAAGTTTTTTGAGGGTGATAAGGCATATCTTTCGGCCATCAAGGAAATCGTTGACGTTCCCCTCCTAAGGAAGGATTTTATAATTGATTCCTATCAAATTTGGGAAACAAGAGTCCTGGGCGGTGATGCTATTCTTCTCATTGTGAGACTGTTGAGAGATGAACAGTTGACGGAATATATCCAGATTGCAGCACAACTCGGCCTTGATTCTCTTGTTGAAGTACATACCAGGGGAGAGCTGGAAAGAGCCATTGCCGTCGGGGCCGATATCATAGGAATCAACAACAGAAACCTGGAGACATTTTCGACGGATTTGATGACCAGCTTAGACCTGGCATCCAGTATCCCGGAAGAGAGGATTATCGTAAGTGAAAGCGGTATCAACACAAGGGAAGATATCGATATTTTGATGAAGGCGGGTATTCATGCCTTCCTGGTTGGTGAGACCCTTATTAGGGCAGATGATATCGGCGGGAAGCTGAAGGAACTTTTGGGGGCAAAATCCCCCCTAACCCCCCTTTAA
- the trpD gene encoding anthranilate phosphoribosyltransferase: protein MIKEAIGKIVGGIDLNESEMMGVMNIIMEGEATPSQIGAFITALRIKGETVDEVTGAARIMRRKATRINALSSVIVDTCGTGGDGMNTFNISTTAAFVAAAAGLTVAKHGNRAVSSSCGSADVLEAVGVNIDAGQEIVEECIQQIGIGFLFAPRLHGAMKYAVGPRREIGIRTIFNMLGPLTNPAGATSQLIGVYDPRLTEMFAGVLKNLGAKRAFVVHGSDGLDEATVVGETRVSELNDGLITTYNINPTDFFGEISDGQELIGGDASVNAEITRGVLTGEEGACRRIVLLNAALAIMAGGKAENIREGIDIAADCIDSGAAVKKLQALIELSNS, encoded by the coding sequence ATGATAAAGGAAGCGATTGGAAAGATTGTCGGCGGCATTGATCTGAACGAGTCCGAGATGATGGGGGTTATGAATATTATTATGGAAGGGGAAGCTACCCCTTCCCAGATTGGAGCTTTCATAACGGCACTGAGAATCAAGGGGGAGACCGTTGACGAGGTAACCGGTGCTGCCCGTATCATGAGGCGCAAGGCCACAAGAATCAATGCCCTTTCGTCGGTCATAGTTGACACCTGTGGTACCGGTGGCGATGGCATGAACACATTTAATATTTCTACAACTGCGGCCTTTGTTGCGGCAGCGGCCGGTTTGACTGTGGCCAAACATGGGAACCGTGCGGTATCAAGCAGTTGTGGAAGCGCCGATGTCCTGGAGGCCGTCGGTGTAAACATTGATGCCGGGCAGGAGATAGTGGAAGAATGCATTCAGCAGATAGGAATTGGCTTTCTCTTTGCCCCCAGGCTTCATGGTGCCATGAAATATGCCGTAGGCCCGAGGAGGGAAATTGGAATCAGGACGATATTCAACATGTTAGGACCACTTACGAATCCCGCGGGAGCAACTTCTCAGCTTATAGGAGTTTATGATCCCAGATTGACGGAGATGTTTGCCGGTGTCCTGAAAAATCTGGGCGCAAAAAGAGCTTTTGTAGTTCACGGATCAGACGGTCTTGATGAGGCCACCGTCGTCGGAGAGACAAGGGTTTCAGAATTAAATGACGGACTGATTACAACCTACAATATCAATCCGACAGATTTTTTTGGTGAAATATCCGATGGACAGGAGCTTATAGGAGGGGATGCATCAGTCAATGCAGAGATTACGAGAGGTGTTCTGACGGGGGAAGAAGGGGCCTGCCGAAGAATTGTTCTTCTTAACGCAGCGCTCGCAATCATGGCAGGAGGAAAGGCGGAAAATATCAGGGAAGGGATTGATATTGCCGCAGATTGTATAGATAGTGGAGCCGCCGTAAAGAAACTGCAGGCACTGATTGAACTGAGCAATAGCTGA
- a CDS encoding aminodeoxychorismate/anthranilate synthase component II: protein MILVIDNYDSFTYNLVQYVGQMGEDVLVYRNDAISLEEIKGLAVNAIFLSPGPGTPRQAGITVDVIRHFYKTIPVLGVCLGHQAIGFAFGADVVRADRIMHGKTSNIINDGRTVFDGLPNPFVAGRYHSLILKRDSIPSCLEISARTEEGEIMGIRHREYPVEGIQFHPESILTPNGKRIIKNFLGLIN, encoded by the coding sequence ATGATTTTGGTGATCGACAATTACGATTCATTTACCTACAACCTTGTGCAGTATGTAGGTCAGATGGGTGAGGATGTCCTGGTCTACCGGAATGATGCGATATCACTCGAAGAAATAAAGGGATTAGCTGTGAACGCAATATTCCTGTCGCCAGGTCCCGGTACTCCCAGGCAGGCAGGGATCACGGTCGATGTAATCAGGCACTTTTACAAAACAATTCCTGTTTTGGGGGTTTGTTTGGGGCATCAGGCAATAGGCTTTGCCTTTGGCGCCGATGTGGTCAGGGCCGACAGGATTATGCACGGAAAGACATCTAATATAATCAACGACGGACGAACGGTCTTTGATGGGCTCCCAAATCCCTTTGTTGCAGGCCGTTATCATTCTCTAATACTGAAAAGGGATTCAATTCCATCATGTCTGGAAATAAGCGCCCGGACGGAAGAAGGGGAGATCATGGGTATAAGGCATCGTGAATATCCGGTAGAAGGAATACAGTTTCATCCTGAATCGATACTTACACCAAACGGAAAACGAATAATTAAGAATTTTTTAGGATTGATAAATTAA
- the trpE gene encoding anthranilate synthase component I codes for MYYPHFEGFKKLTNEGNLIPVYREIMADMETPVSALLKLSSKTYTFLLESVEGGEKWGRYTFLGSDPDVVFSVRKEDVVIRENGENRCHKHEGKPLKFLKNLMGRYRPVHVDGLPRFYGGAVGFLGYEMVRYFEKLPAEAVDDLKTDEAIFLITDTLIIFDNVKHTIKVVACAFTEGRDDLDDVYEEAIRKIDALIEMLNAPMEKRENFHKQDKNFHLQSNMTPEDYKTVVRRAKEYIVSGDAIQIVLSQRFQMENRIAPIDLYRALRYVNPSPYLFFLKLEDLILIGSSPEVMVRLEEKSAELRPIAGTKRRGSSEQEDRKLADELLNDPKERAEHIMLVDLGRNDLGRIAQTGSVQVNQLMVVERYSHVMHLVSNIQAQLSEDKDCFDVLEATFPAGTLTGAPKIRAMEIIDELEPSVRGPYGGAVGYFSYTGNMDFCITIRTIMVHDGKIFIQVGAGIVADSDPEAEYQETISKAEGMIKAIRIAASEFEIMDDID; via the coding sequence ATGTACTATCCACACTTTGAGGGATTCAAAAAACTGACAAATGAGGGAAATCTGATCCCCGTTTACAGGGAAATCATGGCTGACATGGAAACCCCTGTGTCGGCGCTGTTGAAATTAAGTTCAAAAACATACACCTTCCTTCTGGAGAGTGTGGAGGGGGGTGAAAAATGGGGAAGATACACATTTCTGGGGTCGGATCCGGATGTTGTTTTTAGTGTCAGGAAAGAGGACGTTGTTATCCGGGAAAATGGAGAGAACCGCTGTCACAAGCATGAGGGAAAACCCCTCAAGTTTTTGAAGAATTTGATGGGAAGATACCGTCCCGTTCATGTTGATGGTCTTCCACGGTTTTACGGCGGGGCTGTGGGTTTTCTCGGCTATGAGATGGTGCGCTATTTTGAAAAACTGCCGGCAGAAGCTGTAGATGATCTAAAAACAGACGAAGCAATATTTCTCATTACCGACACACTGATTATCTTTGACAATGTCAAACATACGATAAAGGTTGTGGCATGTGCCTTCACCGAAGGCAGAGATGATCTGGACGATGTTTACGAAGAGGCTATCCGAAAAATAGATGCCCTGATAGAGATGCTGAATGCCCCGATGGAAAAGAGAGAAAATTTTCACAAACAGGATAAAAACTTTCATCTTCAATCCAACATGACGCCGGAAGACTATAAAACGGTCGTCAGAAGGGCGAAGGAATATATTGTTTCAGGCGATGCAATTCAGATTGTTCTATCACAGCGATTTCAAATGGAAAATCGTATTGCCCCCATCGATCTATATCGGGCGCTTCGTTACGTTAATCCTTCACCATATCTCTTTTTTCTGAAACTTGAAGACCTCATCCTTATAGGTTCCTCTCCTGAAGTGATGGTTCGTCTTGAAGAGAAGTCAGCGGAATTGAGGCCCATCGCCGGCACGAAGAGAAGAGGCAGTAGCGAACAGGAAGACAGGAAACTCGCAGACGAACTTCTGAATGATCCCAAGGAGAGAGCGGAGCATATTATGCTGGTCGATCTGGGAAGAAACGATCTGGGAAGAATTGCCCAGACAGGGAGCGTTCAGGTCAATCAGCTTATGGTGGTAGAGAGGTATTCCCATGTCATGCACCTCGTCTCCAATATCCAGGCCCAATTATCCGAAGACAAAGATTGCTTCGATGTTCTTGAGGCGACCTTTCCTGCGGGGACGCTTACCGGTGCACCGAAGATCAGGGCAATGGAGATTATTGATGAGCTGGAACCTTCCGTAAGGGGACCTTACGGCGGGGCTGTCGGCTATTTCAGCTATACGGGAAACATGGATTTTTGCATTACCATAAGGACTATCATGGTCCACGACGGGAAAATTTTTATCCAGGTGGGTGCAGGAATTGTGGCAGATTCCGATCCGGAAGCCGAGTACCAGGAAACTATCAGTAAGGCAGAGGGAATGATTAAGGCTATAAGAATTGCAGCCTCGGAATTTGAAATAATGGATGATATTGATTAG
- a CDS encoding phosphoribosylanthranilate isomerase, with amino-acid sequence MTEIKICGMTNAADAMNAAQCGADALGFIFYPKSPRYILPEAARKIIDKLPRNVCKVGVFVNHEAKVIKEIVEVCGLDFIQLHGDESPRYCREFPKSILIKAISEQTSQLSDYSVRAILIDACHPELYGGTGKKSDWDLAVAVKEHCPLILSGGLNLGNIEEALRIVSPDAVDINSGVEMLPGKKDSEKVRKIIEIVRKTGSIAKGTVFEK; translated from the coding sequence ATGACTGAGATAAAGATTTGCGGGATGACAAACGCAGCCGATGCAATGAATGCGGCGCAGTGCGGTGCAGATGCCCTCGGGTTTATTTTTTACCCGAAAAGTCCGAGGTATATCCTGCCGGAGGCGGCAAGAAAAATTATAGACAAACTGCCTCGTAATGTATGCAAGGTGGGGGTCTTCGTCAATCATGAGGCTAAAGTGATAAAGGAAATCGTGGAAGTTTGCGGTCTTGACTTTATCCAGCTTCATGGAGATGAATCACCGCGGTATTGTCGGGAATTTCCTAAATCGATATTGATAAAGGCGATATCGGAACAGACTTCACAACTTTCCGACTATTCGGTGAGAGCCATCCTGATTGATGCCTGCCATCCGGAGCTTTACGGGGGTACCGGTAAAAAATCAGACTGGGATCTTGCCGTGGCGGTCAAAGAGCACTGTCCTCTCATTCTCTCCGGCGGGCTGAATCTGGGCAATATTGAGGAAGCGCTAAGAATTGTCTCGCCTGATGCAGTGGATATAAATAGCGGTGTTGAAATGTTACCGGGGAAGAAGGACTCTGAAAAGGTGAGAAAAATCATTGAGATTGTGAGAAAGACGGGAAGTATAGCGAAGGGCACTGTCTTTGAAAAGTAG
- the trpA gene encoding tryptophan synthase subunit alpha — protein sequence MGRIERKFDDLKRRGEKALIIYLTAGDPSLEKTYEMVLGLDKAGVDVVEIGVPFSDPTADGPIIQAAFQRALKEGTTLSDILDMIEEVRKVSEIPVVLFGYYNPIFIYGNEKFAIRAKEAGVDGILVVDLPLEESGELRKYTDKSGIDFISLITPTSDDDRIKKISERASGFIYYVSVMGVTGTKKPEIADVRKDIGRIRKVTNLPVSVGFGISTPEQGEEVAQYADGIVVGSAIVRLIEENSKRRDLVEKVSSFAGEFKKSGLKS from the coding sequence ATGGGACGCATCGAAAGAAAGTTTGATGATTTAAAGAGAAGAGGTGAAAAGGCTCTGATCATTTATCTGACGGCGGGGGATCCGAGTCTGGAAAAAACTTATGAAATGGTTCTCGGTTTGGATAAAGCCGGAGTAGATGTAGTAGAGATTGGAGTTCCTTTTTCAGATCCGACAGCGGATGGACCCATTATTCAGGCCGCTTTCCAGAGGGCATTGAAAGAGGGAACAACGCTTTCCGATATCCTCGATATGATCGAAGAGGTGCGAAAAGTCTCTGAGATTCCTGTCGTTCTGTTCGGCTATTACAACCCCATTTTTATTTACGGAAATGAAAAATTTGCCATAAGGGCGAAAGAGGCCGGGGTGGATGGGATATTGGTGGTTGACCTTCCCCTGGAAGAGTCGGGCGAATTAAGGAAATATACTGATAAATCCGGAATTGATTTTATCTCTTTGATAACACCAACAAGCGATGATGATCGTATTAAAAAGATATCGGAAAGGGCGTCAGGGTTTATCTATTATGTTTCAGTTATGGGCGTGACAGGAACGAAAAAACCGGAGATTGCCGATGTCAGGAAGGATATAGGAAGGATAAGGAAGGTGACAAACCTTCCTGTAAGTGTTGGTTTTGGCATATCCACGCCGGAGCAGGGCGAGGAAGTTGCTCAATATGCTGATGGCATTGTTGTGGGAAGTGCAATTGTCAGGCTTATTGAAGAGAACAGTAAAAGAAGGGATTTGGTGGAAAAAGTTTCCTCCTTTGCCGGGGAATTCAAAAAATCCGGTTTAAAGAGTTGA
- a CDS encoding adenylate/guanylate cyclase domain-containing protein → MAQPEYNNYDSFVGKTRVILILLGIFPFLIVIYLFVYEKIHLTDMMVLLAALVAFFILTGFGLLRRSADQLVELSRKTGSILLDKKNPCIEIEADQELNDIADNFNLVLKELKDVKRDISEQSVQLMTYSRNLTSSYQRIQEEEELRKMLTRYVGENLVEKLMKSKDEVFLENERMEVTILFADIRSFSTFSERMEAEEVVAMLNRYFSTMSGIIFKHNGILDKFIGDQIMAVFGLIPSENNGSYDAIRAAIEMQDTMEKMMQDGTKGDSEIFDIGIGINTGTVIVGSVGSESRKDHTVIGDSVNVAARLEKIAGGGEIIVGKKTHSQTEGLFRIKEEGKIYVKNKIEPVVCYKVLR, encoded by the coding sequence ATGGCACAGCCGGAATATAATAATTATGACAGCTTTGTTGGCAAGACAAGGGTCATTTTAATCCTGTTGGGAATTTTCCCGTTTCTCATAGTTATCTATCTATTTGTCTATGAAAAAATACATTTGACAGATATGATGGTCCTTCTTGCCGCTTTAGTTGCGTTTTTTATTCTAACGGGTTTTGGTCTGTTGAGAAGATCGGCCGACCAGCTTGTTGAACTTTCCAGAAAAACAGGAAGTATTTTGTTGGACAAAAAGAACCCATGTATTGAGATTGAGGCCGATCAGGAGCTGAATGATATAGCTGATAATTTTAACTTGGTTCTCAAAGAACTAAAAGATGTTAAACGAGATATTAGTGAACAGTCTGTGCAACTTATGACTTATAGTAGAAACCTTACTTCGTCCTATCAAAGGATTCAGGAAGAAGAAGAATTGAGGAAAATGTTGACCCGATATGTGGGAGAGAATTTGGTGGAAAAATTGATGAAGTCAAAAGACGAAGTGTTCCTTGAAAATGAAAGGATGGAGGTCACCATACTCTTTGCTGACATAAGGTCTTTTTCCACTTTTTCCGAGAGGATGGAGGCTGAAGAAGTTGTTGCAATGCTCAACCGGTATTTCAGCACCATGTCGGGCATCATTTTTAAACATAATGGCATATTAGATAAATTTATCGGTGACCAGATTATGGCCGTATTTGGACTTATTCCTTCTGAAAACAATGGTTCCTATGATGCCATTCGTGCAGCCATAGAGATGCAGGATACTATGGAAAAAATGATGCAAGATGGAACCAAAGGGGATAGTGAAATATTTGATATAGGAATCGGAATCAACACTGGCACTGTGATTGTTGGAAGTGTAGGTTCTGAAAGCAGAAAGGACCACACGGTCATAGGTGATAGTGTAAACGTTGCTGCAAGATTGGAGAAGATAGCGGGGGGTGGCGAAATAATTGTTGGCAAAAAGACACATAGCCAAACCGAGGGTCTTTTCCGTATAAAAGAAGAAGGCAAAATATACGTCAAAAATAAAATTGAACCGGTTGTATGTTATAAGGTTTTAAGATAA
- a CDS encoding PilZ domain-containing protein, protein MNNDPSRRKSKRVLVDFVLEVSANDIDGNKYNDNAVLSDVSGGGAKLITKQSDKYFLGQPLEITIYLPGTNDVKAYITGQATVVRIYLPKAPDAGEEGKGMGVAISFDDPLKMHNE, encoded by the coding sequence ATGAATAATGACCCTAGCAGGAGAAAATCTAAGCGCGTTCTGGTGGACTTTGTGCTGGAAGTGTCTGCCAACGACATTGATGGAAACAAATATAATGATAACGCTGTGTTAAGTGATGTCTCCGGAGGAGGCGCCAAGCTTATAACCAAGCAATCTGACAAATATTTTTTAGGGCAGCCGTTAGAAATAACTATTTATTTGCCTGGAACAAATGATGTGAAGGCTTATATAACAGGACAAGCGACGGTTGTGCGGATATATTTACCTAAAGCTCCGGATGCTGGTGAAGAAGGTAAAGGAATGGGCGTAGCTATCAGCTTTGATGATCCGTTGAAAATGCATAATGAGTGA
- a CDS encoding rhomboid family intramembrane serine protease, which produces MSGTEKNPILCPNCRKLISSEEASCPYCGITRPGSRLKRSFFKKPQDVIKVIIYCNIAIFIFSLILTPLNLGSPANPLTFLSPSNNSLLLLGATGTIPIDRFGRWWTLLSASFIHGGILHIFFNMFALRQLGPFVLQEYGFNRFAIIYLLSGILGFYMSYLAGVFLTIGASASICGLIGAILYYGKSRGGLYGEAIYRQAMGWIIGLVLFGLMVPGINNWAHGGGIVAGMLIGLILGYNERKSENFFHRIVASGFILLTVIVLLFAIVQAIYYRFIV; this is translated from the coding sequence ATGTCAGGCACCGAAAAAAACCCGATTCTCTGTCCCAATTGCAGGAAACTTATCAGCTCGGAAGAAGCTTCCTGTCCCTACTGCGGGATAACCAGACCTGGTTCCCGGCTGAAAAGAAGCTTCTTCAAGAAACCGCAAGATGTTATAAAGGTTATTATTTACTGTAATATTGCCATTTTTATCTTCTCCCTTATATTAACGCCTCTCAACCTCGGTTCTCCGGCAAATCCTCTGACATTTTTATCCCCTTCCAACAACAGCCTGCTCCTTTTAGGCGCTACGGGTACCATTCCAATCGACAGATTCGGCCGCTGGTGGACACTTTTATCTGCTTCGTTTATCCATGGGGGCATACTTCATATATTCTTTAACATGTTCGCTTTGCGGCAACTGGGACCGTTCGTACTGCAAGAATACGGGTTTAACCGCTTTGCAATTATCTACCTGCTCAGCGGGATTCTCGGGTTTTACATGTCCTACCTGGCCGGCGTCTTCCTCACTATAGGGGCATCCGCCAGTATCTGCGGACTGATCGGTGCTATCTTATATTACGGTAAAAGCCGTGGAGGACTCTACGGAGAAGCAATTTATAGACAGGCCATGGGATGGATAATCGGTCTTGTACTGTTCGGCCTTATGGTTCCGGGAATCAATAACTGGGCTCATGGAGGAGGAATCGTCGCGGGCATGCTGATCGGCCTGATCTTAGGCTACAATGAAAGAAAAAGTGAAAACTTTTTTCATCGAATCGTGGCAAGCGGGTTTATCTTGCTGACCGTTATCGTCCTGCTCTTTGCTATCGTGCAAGCCATTTACTATCGTTTCATTGTCTGA